CTGGCAAGCACGAGCGCGAACGCGTTGGCGTGGAGGCCGGGGACGAGTCCAGAGCACGTCCCGAGGAGGATGCCAACCGCGACACCGACGGCGACGGCGACAGTCGGGTCCGACGTGGAGAGGAGACTGGTCGCGACGGCGGAGCGAGTAACACCGACCGCGCCAGTGAGCCACATCGCTCCGAGGTGGTCCCGGTCTGGGATATGAATCTACGCAGTTGGAACTCTCGTTTCGAACCGCTCGGAGTAGGTCGAATCCGCGCGCTCGGTGTGTCGAATCGGTGACGAGCGCTGACGCTCAGGGTGTGTCGAAAGAAAGCAGAATTGGGAAGCGAGTTAGGCCGCGAATGCGGCGTGTGTCTCGCGAGGTTTAGCCGAAGAGGGCGCCGAGGCCTTCGCCGTCAGCGTCTTCGTCTTCGTCGTCGTCGCCTTCGTCGGCGGCTTCTTCTTCAGCGGCTTCCTCTTCGTCGTCGTCGTCAGCGGCCTCGACCTCGCCACCAGCGCTGCCTGCAGCAGGTGCGGGGGCAGCGGCGGCCGTCTCGATGGCCTCTTCGATGTCGACGTCCTCGAGCGCGGCGACGAGCGCCTTGACGCGGGACTCTTCGACATCGACACCGGCAGCCTCGAGGACTGCGGTGATGTTCTCTTCGTTGATCTCTTCTTCCGTCTCGTTCAGGATGAGTGCGGCGTAGACGTATTCCATTGTTGTGTTCCTCGTTGTGTGTTGTTAGAACAGCGAGCCGAGAGCGTCGCCTGCTTCGTCACCTTCGTCGTCGTCGGTGTCGTCGGCTTCGGCCTCGTCGGCTTCTGCTTCTGCTTCTTCTTCGTCCGTCGATTCGTCTTCCGCAGCGGGTTCCGCGCTCTGCGCGGAGACGCCACGAAGTTCCTCAGGGAGTGCCTCTTCGTCGTCGATGTTGGCTGCGAGCGCGCGCAGTTGGGCGTCCGCCTTCGAGATGAGCTCCGGCATGAAGTCCGGGCTCTCGATGTTGGCGAACAGACCGACTGCCTTGGCCTCGCCGGTCGCCTTCGCGATGAGCGTCGGCGCGGTCTGGGTCGTCGGGTAGACCGCGTTGACCGAGAGGTTCGTCGCAGCGGCGACGGCCGACTGGATGTCGGCGCGGTACTCGTCCACGTCGATGGCGAGTTCGTCGGGTTCGAACAGGACGCCTTCGGAGAAGACGCCACGAAGGTCGAGACCGACCTCCTTGGGCTCGATACCGAGTTCTGCCAGGACGTTGGAGAGTTCCTCGGAGACTTCCTCGCCCGCAGAGAGGACGTGGGAGTCTTCGGTCACCTTGATGGAGCCGTCCATAATGCGAGCGGACGCTCCGACCTGCTGGAGTTCGCCAACGAACGGACCCGGGTCTACACCCGTGTCACCCTCGGGGATGACGATGTCGTTCGGGGCGACCTCACCAGCGTTGATGGGCGCAGGCGTCTTCGACGCCTCGAGCTCTTTGTACAGTGCGAACGGGTTGTCGTTCGTACCGATGAGCGCGACTTGCCCGGCGACGTACTCTTTGAGTTCCTCGAAGCCGTCGTCGACCTGGTCGAGGGCGCGGTTCACGAGCGTGTTACGGCTCATGCGGACCTGCGCGGAGCCGTGCAGCTCGCGGCGCATGGCCTGAAGCTGGCGGCTCGGAATGCCCGCGACGCCAACGACACCGACGGATTCGTAGGATTCGACGAAGTCGACGAGCTTGTCGACTTCGTCCTGCTTCCACTGCGGAATAACCTCGGTCTGTCGGGTCTCAGATTCGCTCATGCGGGCACCTCCACGGATGGACCCATCGTCGTTTTCACGAAGATAGAGTCGATGTTGAGGGGGCCCTTTTCGAGCGTCGCTTCGAGACGACGAACGATAACGTCGATGTTCTCCGCGATCTCGTCAGGGGTCATGTCGTCCGCACCGACGCGCGTGTGGAACGTGCGACGGTCGCGGGAACGGAGTTGCACCGTGTTCTTCATCCGATTCACCGTCTCGACGACGTCGTCGTCGGGCTGAAGCGGGGTCGGCATCTTACCACGAGGACCGAGCACGGTACCAAGGTAGCGACCGATGTCCTGCATCAGTGCTGCCTCAGCAACGAAGAAGTCGGTCTCGTCAGCAAGGTCTTTCGCCGCATCAGTGTCGTCACCGAAGTCTTCGAGCTCGTTCGGCCCGAGAACCTCGTCGGCGACATCTTCAGCGCGGAGCGCGGTTTCACCGGTCGCGAACACCACAATCTGGGTGTCCTGGCCGGTGCCAGACGGGAGCACGACGCTCTCGTCGACACGCTTCGACGGGTCGTTAAGATCTAGATCGCGCAGGTTCACGGCGAGGTCAACCGTTTCGCGGAAGTTCCGCCCAGGTGCCTCGTCGAGTGCGCGAGTGACTGCGTCAACTATTGTGTCTGCCATTATTCACCTCCGTAGTACGCAGGATTGCTCCTACGGGTCAGTGAAACAGGCTACTGCCTGCCTCGTCCGGCAGGACGAGTAGGCTCAACTTAAGTCCGTCGAAGA
The genomic region above belongs to Haloferax marinisediminis and contains:
- the rpl12p gene encoding 50S ribosomal protein P1, encoding MEYVYAALILNETEEEINEENITAVLEAAGVDVEESRVKALVAALEDVDIEEAIETAAAAPAPAAGSAGGEVEAADDDDEEEAAEEEAADEGDDDEDEDADGEGLGALFG
- a CDS encoding 50S ribosomal protein L10 encodes the protein MSESETRQTEVIPQWKQDEVDKLVDFVESYESVGVVGVAGIPSRQLQAMRRELHGSAQVRMSRNTLVNRALDQVDDGFEELKEYVAGQVALIGTNDNPFALYKELEASKTPAPINAGEVAPNDIVIPEGDTGVDPGPFVGELQQVGASARIMDGSIKVTEDSHVLSAGEEVSEELSNVLAELGIEPKEVGLDLRGVFSEGVLFEPDELAIDVDEYRADIQSAVAAATNLSVNAVYPTTQTAPTLIAKATGEAKAVGLFANIESPDFMPELISKADAQLRALAANIDDEEALPEELRGVSAQSAEPAAEDESTDEEEAEAEADEAEADDTDDDEGDEAGDALGSLF
- a CDS encoding 50S ribosomal protein L1 encodes the protein MADTIVDAVTRALDEAPGRNFRETVDLAVNLRDLDLNDPSKRVDESVVLPSGTGQDTQIVVFATGETALRAEDVADEVLGPNELEDFGDDTDAAKDLADETDFFVAEAALMQDIGRYLGTVLGPRGKMPTPLQPDDDVVETVNRMKNTVQLRSRDRRTFHTRVGADDMTPDEIAENIDVIVRRLEATLEKGPLNIDSIFVKTTMGPSVEVPA